A portion of the Maylandia zebra isolate NMK-2024a linkage group LG9, Mzebra_GT3a, whole genome shotgun sequence genome contains these proteins:
- the tyms gene encoding thymidylate synthase → MPATSEIHAGELPKQGSCEKEEKQRLTTAAEKQKNSGFFCDEQGYLSLVEHILENGRLKGDRTNTGVLSLFGAQVRYSLRDQFPLLTTKRVFWRGILEELLWFIRGSTNSKELSEKGVKIWDANGSRDFLDNLGFTDREEGDLGPVYGFQWRHFGAEYTDMHADYTGQGVDQLQKVIDTIKTNPEDRRIIMCAWNPKDLPRMALPPCHALCQFYVCDGELSCQLYQRSADMGLGVPFNIASYSLLTYMIAHITGLKPGDFVHTLGDAHVYLNHTEPLKGQLQREIRPFPKLRILRKVEKIDDFRMEDFEIYDYNPHPTIKMKMAV, encoded by the exons atgcCCGCAACTTCTGAAATACACGCCGGGGAGCTGCCGAAGCAGGGCAGCtgtgagaaagaggaaaagcaGCGGCTGACGACGGCGGCCGAGAAGCAGAAAAACTCTGGATTTTTCTGTGATGAACAAGGATATCTGAGTCTGGTGGAGCACATCTTGGAGAACGGCCGCTTAAAGGGGGACCGAACCAACACTGGAGTCCTGTCCCTGTTCGGCGCTCAAGTCAGATACAGCCTGAGAG ACCAGTTTCCCCTGTTGACAACAAAGAGAGTGTTCTGGAGAGGGATCCTTGAGGAGCTGCTGTGGTTCATCAGG GGATCAACAAATTCCAAGGAGCTGTCAGAAAAAGGAGTGAAGATCTGGGATGCCAACGGGTCTCGGGACTTTCTGGACAACCTTGGGTTCACTGACAGAGAAGAGGGTGACCTAGGTCCTGTGTATGGTTTCCAGTGGAGGCACTTTGGTGCAGagtacacagacatgcatgcAG ATTACACAGGACAAGGTGTTGACCAGCTGCAGAAAGTCATTGACACCATCAAAACGAATCCAGAGGACCGGCGCATCATCATGTGTGCCTGGAACCCCAAAG ACCTTCCTAGGATGGCGCTGCCCCCCTGCCACGCACTCTGCCAGTTCTACGTGTGCGACGGCGAGCTGTCGTGTCAGCTGTACCAGCGCTCAGCTGATATGGGATTAGGGGTGCCTTTCAACATCGCCAGCTATTCACTTCTTACCTACATGATTGCACACATTACAGGACTCAAG CCGGGCGACTTTGTTCACACCCTGGGAGATGCTCATGTTTACCTCAACCATACTGAACCTCTCAAAGGGCAG CTTCAGCGAGAGATCCGACCATTCCCCAAACTGAGGATCCTGAGAAAAGTGGAGAAAATCGATGATTTCCGCATGGAGGACTTTGAGATCTACGACTACAACCCACATCCCACAATCAAAATGAAGATGGCTGTGTAA
- the LOC101480467 gene encoding clusterin-like protein 1 has product MWRFLAQILFIAEVMLCAADSPPISEETLKRLSAAGEQYVDEELKGTLLGVKQVKEMMEKKEEKHRHLMDALRHSSDKKKGVMQLAKETQQKVEEAEQQCQDLTKSSFGECQPCLEDSCKAFYTSTCRRGFASFSFKVEEFFRKMATKLEDAEQVHNKNQENSGENVAAEKQVTEDKSNMELLQAEASFSDLLSNISLLYNQSIGLAKKMQPVFGHAFLETFATELQSSTLSTRGSSSGFLGSVGLEHVLHSVLDFGKSVLEGFSAPVADLFEEIKEAEEYVQQSSRDTGLFSAMGPLQSRYMCRRLRRQASECWKLQDLCETCRDYLLKACPSMQQLHSEMEEMYMLLNASRQQYDGRLQLVHRHTADTQMWLSSMHDKYGWVSQLSNSTVDPHSIFSVILVSPQQQIKNNKPKADSSVTVSIMDSAPVTILVPADLEVDDPAFIQNVALEALTLYKRKIKGME; this is encoded by the exons ATGTGGAGGTTTCTTGCTCAGATTCTCTTCATCGCTGAAGTCATGCTCTGTGCCGCCGACTCTCCTCCGATCAGCGAGGAAACACTGAAAA GGCTTTCCGCAGCGGGAGAGCAGTATGTTGATGAGGAACTAAAGGGAACTTTGCTCggagtgaagcaggtgaaggaAATGATggagaagaaagaagagaagcACAGGCACCTGATGGATGCACTGAGGCACAGCAGTGATAAGAAGAAG GGGGTGATGCAGCTGGCCaaagaaacacagcaaaaagtCGAGGAAGCCGAACAACAATGTCAAGATTTAACCAAATCTTCCTTTGGGGAGTGCCAACCATGTTTGGAAGATTCTTGTAAGGCCTTCTATACATCTACGTGTCGCCGCGGCTTCGCCTCTTTCTCGTTCAAG GTAGAGGAGTTTTTCAGGAAAATGGCCACTAAGTTGGAAGATGCCGAGCAGGTCCACAATAAAAATCAGGAGAATTCAGGTGAAAATGTCGCAGCTGAAAAGCAGGTCACAGAGGACAAATCCAATATGGAGCTGCTGCAGGCTGAAGCATCGTTCAGCGACCTGTTGTCAAACATCAGCCTTTTGTACAACCAGAGCATTGGTCTGGCCAAGAAGATGCAACCCGTGTTTGGTCACGCCTTTCTAGAAACCTTTGCCACTGAGCTGCAGTCCAGCACGCTTTCGACCAGAGGGTCAAGCTCTGGCTTCCTTGGGTCGGTGGGTTTGGAGCACGTTCTTCACTCAGTGCTTGACTTTGGGAAGAGCGTGCTGGAAGGCTTCAGTGCCCCAGTGGCTGATTTGTTTGAGGAAATAAAAGAAGCTGAAGAGTACGTTCAGCAATCAAGTCGAG ATACAGGCTTGTTTTCTGCAATGGGACCGCTGCAGAGCAGATATATGTGCAGAAGACTCCGCAGACAAGCATCAGAGTGCTGGAAGCTTCAAGACCTGTGTGAGACATGCAGGGATTATCTGTTAAAGG CATGCCCCAGCATGCAGCAGTTGCACTCTGAGATGGAGGAGATGTACATGCTGCTGAACGCCTCCCGTCAGCAGTATGACGGCAGGCTGCAGCTggtccacagacacacagcagacactcaGATGTGGCTCAGCAGCATGCATGACAAGTATGGCTGGGTCAGCCAGCTGTCCAACAGCACAGTGGACCCACACAGCATCTTCAGTGTGATATTG GTGAGTCCACAGCAACAGATAAAGAATAACAAGCCTAAAGCAGACAGCAGTGTCACTGTCTCCATAATGGATTCAGCCCCAGTAACCATACTGGTCCCAGCAGATCTGGAGGTGGATGACCCTGCTTTCATCCAAAATGTTGCTCTAGAGGCTCTGACACTATATAAACGGAAGATAAAAG GAATGGAGTAA
- the enosf1 gene encoding mitochondrial enolase superfamily member 1 has translation MFKPARHGEVGGVSLQRSQQQKPLRSHDRFNLCAEMSHKIVNLRVRDVRFPTSLEQHGSDAMHTDPDYSAAYVVLDTDSGLKGFGLTFTLGKGTEIVLCAVKALAGLVIGKSLQEIVSNFRGFYRLLTSDGQMRWLGPEKGVIHLATAAVLNAVWDLWARAEGKPLWKLLVDMDPKQIVSCIDFRYITDVLTEEEALDILVKAQEGKKQREDQMLKEGYPAYTTSCAWLGYSDQQLKQLCSDALKSGWTRFKVKVGADLEDDIRRCCLIRKMIGPSSTLMIDANQRWDVAEAISWVSRLAEVKPLWIEEPTSPDDILGHAAISKALAPLGIGVATGEQCHNRVMFKQFLQASALQFVQIDSCRLGSVNENLAVLLMAYKFQVPVCPHAGGVGLCELVQHLILFDYICVSADLRNRMCEYVDHLHEHFTSPVVIQDAHYMPPKDPGYSCEMLEESVNRHEYPEGDIWKQEIKK, from the exons ATGTTTAAACCGGCACGACACGGTGAAGTGGGTGGGGTAAGCTTACAGAGGTCACAACAGCAGAAACCGCTTCGATCACATGACAGATTTAATCTGTGCGCAGAGATGTCGCACAAAATTGTTAATTTGAGAGTGAGGGATGTGAGGTTCCCGACGTCCCTGGAGCAGCACGGCTCAGACGCGATG CACACCGACCCGGACTACTCGGCCGCCTATGTGGTCCTCGACACGGACAGCGGCCTCAAAGGTTTCGGCCTCACGTTCACGTTGGGAAAAGGCACCGAGATCG TGCTGTGCGCTGTCAAGGCCCTTGCAGGACTAGTTATCGGCAAATCTTTGCAGGAGATTGTGAGTAACTTCCGTGGATTTTACCGCCTCCTGACCAGTGATGGCCAGATGAGATGG TTAGGCCCAGAGAAAGGAGTGATCCACCTGGCCACTGCTGCAGTCCTGAATGCTGTGTGGGACCTCTGGGCAAGAGCTGAAGGCAAG CCGCTGTGGAAGCTGCTCGTGGACATG GACCCGAAGCAGATTGTGTCGTGCATCGACTTCAGATACATCACTGATGTGCTTACAGAGGAAGAAGCTCTGG ACATACTTGTGAAAGCACAGGAGGGCAAGAAGCAGAGAG AGGATCAGATGCTGAAAGAGGGTTATCCTGCATATACCACCTCCTGTGCTTGGCTCGGATACTCAGACCAGCAGCTCAAGCAG CTCTGCTCGGATGCTCTTAAAAGTGGATGGACCAGATTTAAGGTGAAGGTTGGCGCTGATCTAGAGGACGACATACGCCGGTGCTGCCTCATAAGGAAAATGATTGGACCCAGCAGCACATTG ATGATCGACGCCAACCAGAGATGGGACGTAGCCGAGGCCATAAGTTGGGTGTCCAGACTGGCTGAGGTCAAACCCCTTTGGATCGAGGAGCCCACGTCTCCAGATGACATCCTGGGTCATGCTGCTATTTCCAAG GCTTTGGCTCCACTGGGGATTGGAGTGGCAACAGGCGAGCAG TGTCACAACAGGGTGATGTTTAAGCAGTTCCTGCAGGCCTCTGCACTGCAGTTTGTCCAGATAGACAGCTGTAGGCTGGGCAGTGTCAACGAGAACCTGGCCGTGCTGCTGATGGCTTACAAGTTCCAAG TGCCTGTGTGTCCTCATGCCGGTGGAGTCGGGCTCTGTGAGCTCGTCCAGCATCTGATTCTGTTTGATTACATCTGCGTGTCTGCGGATCTCAGGAACCG AATGTGTGAATATGTAGACCACCTCCACGAGCACTTCACTAGTCCTGTAGTGATTCAAGACGCCCACTATATGCCACCGAAG GATCCAGGCTATTCTTGTGAGATGCTGGAGGAATCTGTGAACCGACATGAGTACCCTGAAGGAGACATatggaaacaggaaataaagaaatag